One Thiocapsa sp. genomic window carries:
- a CDS encoding transposase: MAVRPRFPASPVSRYVTTVERAGIEKGHRQGEANILLWQIEKKFGETSANALRERVASADSDTLRLWSERILTADTPDALFH, from the coding sequence CCGGTTTCCCGCGTCCCCGGTTTCCCGCTACGTCACCACCGTCGAGCGTGCCGGAATCGAGAAAGGCCATCGCCAAGGCGAGGCCAACATCCTGCTCTGGCAGATCGAAAAGAAATTCGGCGAGACCTCCGCCAATGCCCTGCGCGAGCGCGTCGCGTCCGCCGACAGCGACACCTTGCGTCTTTGGTCCGAACGCATCCTTACAGCCGACACCCCGGATGCGCTCTTTCATTGA
- a CDS encoding type II toxin-antitoxin system MqsA family antitoxin translates to MSHKDLTCPMCERGTLTPVTYSETFQHHGAELLVSGLEGYACECCGADPIFDDQIRRNHTRILDARRRADGLLTGEEIRALRDRLGLTQKEASELFGGGANAFSKYERGEVVQSAAMDRLLRLVGRYPRLMADLKDAEELEGQLPFNDDNEYVNGNPVRIDGISCGKNFRGESATIVEIEQWKQAKAA, encoded by the coding sequence ATGTCCCACAAAGATCTGACTTGTCCGATGTGTGAACGGGGAACGCTGACACCCGTGACCTACAGTGAGACATTCCAGCACCATGGGGCCGAGCTGCTCGTCAGCGGCTTGGAAGGCTATGCGTGCGAGTGTTGCGGGGCGGACCCGATCTTCGATGATCAGATCCGTCGGAATCACACCCGAATTTTGGATGCGCGGCGGCGGGCGGATGGTCTTCTGACCGGTGAAGAGATTCGTGCGCTGCGCGACCGTCTAGGTCTGACACAGAAGGAGGCATCGGAGCTTTTTGGAGGTGGCGCCAACGCCTTTTCAAAATATGAGCGTGGGGAGGTGGTTCAGAGTGCTGCGATGGATCGGCTATTGCGACTCGTCGGTCGATATCCACGGTTGATGGCCGATTTGAAAGACGCTGAAGAGCTTGAAGGGCAGTTACCGTTCAATGATGATAATGAGTACGTGAACGGCAACCCCGTGCGGATTGACGGTATTTCGTGCGGAAAGAATTTCCGCGGAGAAAGCGCTACGATCGTTGAGATTGAGCAATGGAAACAGGCGAAGGCGGCGTGA
- a CDS encoding type II toxin-antitoxin system MqsR family toxin, translating into MVRSPDAERRAIAEYSVSRVCELAKQGCVHYLSRRVQQDVENLGYAPEDVHRCLQLLNDCHFRHAERYAAAGPWFDVYLVPYSGPTGVVDDLYVKLKLDRDCVVVNLASFHRER; encoded by the coding sequence ATGGTTAGAAGTCCAGATGCTGAGCGTCGAGCAATCGCTGAGTACTCCGTTTCCCGGGTTTGTGAGCTCGCGAAGCAAGGGTGCGTCCACTACCTCAGTCGTAGAGTGCAGCAAGACGTGGAGAACCTCGGCTATGCACCCGAGGACGTTCACCGATGCTTACAGTTGCTGAACGACTGCCATTTTAGGCATGCCGAACGTTATGCGGCTGCTGGACCCTGGTTCGATGTCTATCTGGTGCCGTATTCCGGTCCGACCGGCGTCGTTGATGACCTTTACGTGAAACTGAAACTCGATCGCGACTGCGTTGTTGTGAATCTCGCTTCGTTTCACCGAGAACGCTAA